The Tautonia plasticadhaerens nucleotide sequence GTACCGCGCCGCGCAAGGAAAAAGGCGGGCCGCCGCCAGCGGACACCGCCTGCCTTTGGTCAGGTCGGGAACGATCCCTCGGGCAAGGTATCGCCTCCTTTCGACGCATCGACCGTGGGCCGCACCGGCTCAACCCTCGAACGCGGCCCAACAGGATCTTACGCCCCGGACCCCGCCCGAGTCAATGAGGTCGGTCCTCCTCCGGGCCTCCGGGCGACGACCCATCATCCCTGGGGGTGATGTCGCTCCTGCCGGGTGGCGGTGATCCCCGACGTAAGAGGTCGGACGAAGTCGGACATCGAGTCTCGAACTGGGCGAACTCGCGATGAGACCGCACCATCCGGCCTCGACCCCGAGGACTCCCCGATGACCCGAACGCGACTCCTCGCCCCGCGACTGCTCCCCGCACTCCTGATCCTGACCCAATCCGCATCGGCGGCGGGACGGGCCGAGGACGAGCCCCCTCGCACGCGGACCTTCGCCGTGACCTGCCGGGCGACCGTCCGGGAGATCCCCGAGGGCGCCCGGGTCCTGGACCTCTGGCTCCCCGTGCCGCGGGACGACGACCACCAGACGATCCACCGCCTCACCATCGACGCCCCGGCCCCCGTCACCCTCGGGCGGGCGCCGGGCTCGGGCAACCGGATGCTCCACGTCCGGCTCGACCGGCCTCGGGGCGAGGTCGACGTCACGCTGACGATCGTCGCCACCCGATCGGAGAACGCCGGTCGGGATGAGCCCCTGGACGCGGAGGGACGGGGGCGATACCTGGCGCCCGAACCGCTGGTGCCCCTGGACGGGCCGATCCGTCGGCTCGCCGACGAGGCGACCGAGGGCCTGGAGGGGGACTTCGAGCGGGCCAGGGCCCTCTACGAGGCGGTGGTCGGCACGATGAC carries:
- a CDS encoding transglutaminase-like domain-containing protein; the encoded protein is MTRTRLLAPRLLPALLILTQSASAAGRAEDEPPRTRTFAVTCRATVREIPEGARVLDLWLPVPRDDDHQTIHRLTIDAPAPVTLGRAPGSGNRMLHVRLDRPRGEVDVTLTIVATRSENAGRDEPLDAEGRGRYLAPEPLVPLDGPIRRLADEATEGLEGDFERARALYEAVVGTMTYDKSGTGWGRGDALYACDERRGNCTDFHALLIGMARSVGIPARFAIGLALPGEGGAGEIAGYHCWAELYVEGRGWVPVDASEAAKDPSRREYFFGHHDEDRLEFSRGRHLTLEPPQQGPPLNFFVDPYAEIDGVPHAAIARRATFEDLEGVEGPSAPAPGGDRR